In a single window of the Bactrocera dorsalis isolate Fly_Bdor chromosome 2, ASM2337382v1, whole genome shotgun sequence genome:
- the LOC105222920 gene encoding uncharacterized protein LOC105222920 → MTAHEQPISYLDSILNEEESRCEYSHQWRNFTISRSGRFKSKNRKRDVVDGKLFDAGNAPNAMAASSKMPSAAAAGHSRVMASATMNPHYKQEPDKNAYRQPSAMSSKLFSSQSMASTSASSSSRNATMRDKAESYKSYYETNL, encoded by the exons ATGACGGCGCATGAGCAACCGATTAGCTACTTGGACAGCATCCTGAACGAGGAGGAGTCACGCTGTGAATACAGTCATCAGTGGCGCAATTTCACAATCTCACGTTCGGGCCGTTTCAAGTCGAAGAATCGCAAGCGCGACGTTGTCGATGGCAAACTCTTCGATGCGGGTAATGCGCCCAATGCGATGGCGGCGTCGTCCAAGATGCCGTCTGCAGCCGCTGCGGGTCATAGTCGTGTCATGGCGTCTGCCACCATGAATCCACACTACAAGCAGGAGCCGGATAAG AATGCGTATCGTCAACCTTCTGCAATGTCAAGTAAGCTATTTTCATCGCAATCCATGGCATCAACCTCCGCCAGCTCAAGTTCAAGAAATGCGACGATGCGTGACAAAGCTGAGAGCTATAAAAGTTACTACGAAACGAATTTATAG
- the LOC105222918 gene encoding E3 ubiquitin-protein ligase TM129: MDESELLFNLFYLLLCMCIIYPPEEFQRLGLTIEQIFIKLLGDESINFVHYHQRRTSLNLFVHSCLPALYFLIHKLKFSVFAERELPENVDLDPDFPMPQEAVAFKTLTWKIAQRFSLMAVLAVPALIFNWQQQNWRRHPISQTLLKFSNVPDSYHAVASDISTEFRRLDIYKKKLNSISTVIATENWIIKTSLYNVHFAHQSDTSLSVAKTETYNVSQDTNDTLQMVSIVVKPNRQKVADFHIRINALEFRNLEERISRPIAIPSNIQFHRNVIDRFIDVFKEQVAKNPIYKADRIAEKCFACMIAEPNIKIHKQCEDVDRDGRPLSAENTCTNCYCRPMWCVDCLARWFAARQSEHDREVWLEQKCTCPMCRAKFCLLDVSYIEKRDIVETGDVPLNNDNA, from the exons ATGGACGAGTCTGAACTGCTCTTCAATTTGTTCTACCTtttattatgtatgtgtattatatATCCACCAGAGGAGTTTCAGCGACTGGGTCTAACCATCgaacaaattttcattaaactATTGGGTGATGAAAGCATCAATTTCGTACACTACCATCAACGTCGTACATCACTGAATTTATTTGTACACAGCTGCTTGCCTGCACTATATTTTCTGATACACAAATTAAAGTTCTCTGTATTTGCGGAACGCGAATTGCCTGAAAATGTTGATTTGGATCCGGATTTTCCAATGCCACAAGAAGCTGTTGCATTTAAGACGCTTACATGGAAAATCGCTCAACGTTTTAGTTTAATGGCAGTCTTGGCAGTGCCGGCTTTAATATTCAATTGGCAGCAACAAAACTGGCGCCGCCATCCAATCAGCCAGACATTATTGAAATTCTCCAATGTGCCGGATAGTTATCACGCTGTTGCGAGCGACATAAGCACTGAATTTCGAAG ACTCGACATATATAAAAAGAAGCTGAATTCTATATCGACAGTTATAGCAACAGAAAACTGGATAATTAAAACTTCGCTTTATAATGTGCATTTTGCCCACCAAAGCGATACTTCGCTCAGTGTAGCCAAA ACAGAGACTTACAACGTTTCACAAGATACTAACGATACCTTACAAATGGTGAGCATAGTAGTGAAACCAAATCGACAAAAGGTGGCTGACTTTCACATACGCATCAATGCTTTAGAATTTCGCAATCTGGAGGAGCGAATTAGTCGACCTATTGCCATACCATCAAACATTCAATTCCATCGCAACGTAATAGATCGTTTTATAGATGTTTTTAAAGAACAAGTGGCTAAAAATCCTATTTACAAAGCGGATAGGATAGCAGAAAAGTGCTTTGCTTGTATGATTGCTGagccaaatataaaaattcataaacaatGTGAAGATGTTGACCGTGATGGACGTCCACTGTCAGCGGAGAATACTTGTACAAATTGCTATTGCCGACCAATGTGGTGTGTTGATTGTCTTGCGCGTTGGTTTGCTGCACGTCAGAGTGAACACGACCGGGAAGTATGGCTTGAACAGAAATGTACCTGCCCCATGTGTCGTGCCAAATTCTGTCTTCTCGATGTCAGCTACATTGAGAAGCGTGATATAGTGGAAACCGGCGATGTCCCGCTTAACAATGACAACGcgtga
- the LOC105222917 gene encoding protein Tube, translating to MYTRDTELRRLQSNDVNRLAETLGFVGGRKLMENIPKHWSNQDGDNVEDSVRESQRWNGSDVIEFKYKPEQVRLIEEATRQTSGCYFAEILIQEWSTSGRKHERPTVGLLLQLLIKADLWNAADFVAEHFLNEPPPERPLEGPGAKVDISIPTECLRSVVDFVNDSVGYPDTETLNDNINRTNGLDDHNRDYYTKFSPLNKDLNSVAPKPPPRTRSSRHQSTQHSLQQQLPIQQQQQNIQKTPTNNEAATAEAYEQNRPPQSHDNIQVSKQPQNVNSSMSNNMTSHDIPELSDLLKSNSNLHSATSEDSREIPIVSLLDSRSKNVPSIPVVASTSNATAMAGSDMLGSLPLITELNSDGVDIEVSNDFQGDNSDSNQLTHQITSPSPNGLSDDSRCSSLSNDSFDDGDYSAVNNSDVGIVDMENADGNSCDQSLPNLSIFGRQSPNNDSSLTTVTCTSGDNSFELSLNESSSTSTTDPTAQRK from the exons atgtatacacgCGATACAGAATTGCGACGACTGCAATCCAACGATGTGAACCGGCTGGCGGAAACGTTGGGATTCGTTGGAGGAAGAAAGCTGATGGAAAATATACCGAAACATTGGTCAAATCAAGACGGAGACAATGTTGAAGATTCTGTTAGAGAAAGCCAAAGATGGAACGGTTCTGATGTGATAGAGTTTAAATACAAGCCAGAACAAGTTCGGCTAATAGAGGAGGCAACAAGGCAAACTAGTGGCTGTTATTTTGCAGAGATATTAATACAGGAATGGAGCACCAGTGGCCGTAAACATGAACGTCCGACAGTGGGTCTGTTATTACAGTTACTGATAAAAGCAGATCTCTGGAATGCAGCTGACTTTGTAGCAGAACATTTCCTAAATG AACCCCCACCCGAACGTCCTTTAGAAGGACCTGGTGCAAAAGTTGACATATCAATCCCAACAGAATGTTTAAGAAGTGTTGTAGATTTTGTAAATGATTCGGTCGGTTATCCAGACACTGAAACGCTCAACGACAATATAAATAGAACGAATGGATTGGACGATCACAATCGAGATTATTACACAAAGTTTTCACCTTTGAATAAGGACTTAAACTCCGTGGCACCAAAACCGCCACCTCGGACACGATCCTCGCGTCATCAAAGTACACAACACAGTCTGCAGCAGCAACTGccaatacaacaacagcaacaaaatattcAGAAAACACCAACCAACAACGAAGCAGCAACTGCAGAGGCTTATGAACAAAACAGACCCCCTCAAAGCCATGATAATATTCAAGTATCTAAACAGCCTCAAAATGTAAATTCATCAATGAGTAATAACATGACTTCACATGATATACCAGAATTGAGCGATCTGCTTAAATCCAATAGCAACCTGCATTCTGCGACATCGGAAGATTCGCGCGAAATACCTATCGTTTCCCTTCTTGATTCTAGATCTAAAAATGTACCAAGTATACCAGTTGTTGCTTCAACATCAAATGCGACAGCGATGGCGGGATCTGATATGCTCGGAAGTCTACCACTCATCACTGAACTGAATTCTGACGGTGTGGATATTGAAGTTTCGAATGATTTTCAAGGAGACAACTCTGATTCAAATCAATTGACACACCAAATTACTTCACCCTCTCCAAATGGTTTAAGTGATGATAGTCGCTGTAGTAGTTTAAGTAATGATAGTTTTGATGATGGCGATTACAGTGCTGTAAATAATTCGGATGTTGGTATTGTTGATATGGAGAATGCAGATGGAAATTCTTGTGATCAGAGCCTGCCAAATCTAAGTATTTTCGGTCGACAAAGTCCCAATAATGACTCCAGCTTGACGACTGTAACGTGCACAAGTGGTGACAATAGCTTCGAACTGAGCTTAAACGAGTCGAGCTCAACATCAACAACAGACCCCACTGCGCAAAGAAAGTAA
- the LOC105222916 gene encoding uncharacterized protein LOC105222916 isoform X2: MEDIKQLLQQNVYRYESTDSNSATDSEESTISGVKNGVKAVCQGRIPTRRPNPNVHNRNALLARENRRKKKAHLEAMEKELEEVRSANKQLKKALKQQMKAVGQLQREKRYFQSVIANHKEIENLIKALNVRMHVQQSSAVNSPMLSSPVHSYTSQQLCQSSTNLQQTNGLDNVEWNVASTSENSDNDFIPSSAFNDTWVDILHEDLGTKGLTKLTTVGGEHSYADVDQVPSLESIESDAGICLHIRQGKKTSLLMLFML; encoded by the exons ATGGAAGATATCAAGCAGTTATTGCAACAGAATGTCTACCGATATGAATCAACGGACTCTAATTCCGCCACCGATAGCGAAGAAAGTACAATTTCAGGTGTGAAAAACGGTGTAAAGGCAGTTTGTCAAGGTCGGATACCAACTAGGCGGCCTAATCCAAATGTCCATAATAGAAATGCTTTGTTGGCACGAGAAAATCGTCGAAAGAAGAAAGCGCATTTAGAGGCAATGGAGAAGGAGTTGGAGGAAGTGCGATCGGCTAATAAGCAACTTAAGAAGGCGTTGAAACAGCAAATGAAAGCAGTAGGCCAACTTCAACGAGAAAAAAGGTATTTTCAGAGCGTTATTGCAAATCACAAAGAAATAGAGAATCTTATTAAAGCTCTGAATGTTCGAATGCATGTTCAGCAGTCTTCGGCCGTAAATTCGCCAATGCTGAGTTCTCCAGTTCATTCGTACACCAGTCAGCAATTATGCCAGTCGTCAACGAATTTACAGCAAACAAACGGTTTGGACAATGTCGAATGGAATGTGGCATCAACATCGGAAAATTCGGATAATG ATTTTATACCATCGTCAGCTTTTAACGATACATGGGTCGATATCTTACACGAAGACCTAGGAACTAAAGGTTTAACAAAATTAACCACAGTTGGAGGAGAGCATAGTTATGCCGATGTTGATCAAGTGCCATCACTTGAAAGTATAGAATCTGATGCGGGCATTTGCTTACATATAAGGCAAGGAAAG aaAACTAGTCTATTAATGTTATTTATGCTTTAA
- the LOC105222916 gene encoding uncharacterized protein LOC105222916 isoform X1 → MEDIKQLLQQNVYRYESTDSNSATDSEESTISGVKNGVKAVCQGRIPTRRPNPNVHNRNALLARENRRKKKAHLEAMEKELEEVRSANKQLKKALKQQMKAVGQLQREKRYFQSVIANHKEIENLIKALNVRMHVQQSSAVNSPMLSSPVHSYTSQQLCQSSTNLQQTNGLDNVEWNVASTSENSDNDFIPSSAFNDTWVDILHEDLGTKGLTKLTTVGGEHSYADVDQVPSLESIESDAGICLHIRQGKVSLEFCPNCSWNSNDYPTANILQN, encoded by the exons ATGGAAGATATCAAGCAGTTATTGCAACAGAATGTCTACCGATATGAATCAACGGACTCTAATTCCGCCACCGATAGCGAAGAAAGTACAATTTCAGGTGTGAAAAACGGTGTAAAGGCAGTTTGTCAAGGTCGGATACCAACTAGGCGGCCTAATCCAAATGTCCATAATAGAAATGCTTTGTTGGCACGAGAAAATCGTCGAAAGAAGAAAGCGCATTTAGAGGCAATGGAGAAGGAGTTGGAGGAAGTGCGATCGGCTAATAAGCAACTTAAGAAGGCGTTGAAACAGCAAATGAAAGCAGTAGGCCAACTTCAACGAGAAAAAAGGTATTTTCAGAGCGTTATTGCAAATCACAAAGAAATAGAGAATCTTATTAAAGCTCTGAATGTTCGAATGCATGTTCAGCAGTCTTCGGCCGTAAATTCGCCAATGCTGAGTTCTCCAGTTCATTCGTACACCAGTCAGCAATTATGCCAGTCGTCAACGAATTTACAGCAAACAAACGGTTTGGACAATGTCGAATGGAATGTGGCATCAACATCGGAAAATTCGGATAATG ATTTTATACCATCGTCAGCTTTTAACGATACATGGGTCGATATCTTACACGAAGACCTAGGAACTAAAGGTTTAACAAAATTAACCACAGTTGGAGGAGAGCATAGTTATGCCGATGTTGATCAAGTGCCATCACTTGAAAGTATAGAATCTGATGCGGGCATTTGCTTACATATAAGGCAAGGAAAGGTGTCTTTAGAGTTTTGCCCGAATTGCAGTTGGAATTCTAACGATTATCCAactgcaaatattttgcaaaattaa
- the LOC105222915 gene encoding Golgi to ER traffic protein 4 homolog, protein MTATAADRGVQRGVNRVLAKLENSIESGNYYEAHQMYRTLYFRYTGQQKYADCLELLWSGAMKLVSKQQETSAADLALLLIDTLDKRGSAENDQSNDGDIWIQRLGTLIGLLSSTTVERETLISRAIKWSSDMSGNTLGHPGMHKAIAQVFWAEGSCDQARHHFLLSRDGNLCGRILIKIHKNKGYENELDLFIVQAVLQQLCLKDRKTAEDTFLSYTSNHSSIKRKEAPFKQPLLNFVHFLFRCIDTGRHDTFRALCDLYKPSLNRDPSFEKYLVKIGIHFFGVAPPPTITGGGLMGGMFGDLFTRLFQGFDDDDDDDSEQSRSNSNTRLRTGGAANSVNLD, encoded by the exons ATGACCGCAACTGCTGCAGATCGTGGCGTACAGCGTGGAGTCAACCGCGTACTTGCTAAGCTGGAAAATTCAATTGAATCAGGCAATTACTATGAAGCACATCAAATGTATCGTACATTGTACTTTCGATACACCGGCCAGCAGAAATATGCGGACTGCTTAGAGTTACTATGGAGTGGTGCAATGAAGCTTGTTTCGAAACAACAAGAAACTAGTGCAGCAGATTTAGCCCTCCTTCTTATTGACACATTAGATAAGCGTGGTAGTGCTGAAAATGATCAAAGTAATGATGGCGACATTTGGATTCAACGATTGGGCACGCTTATTGGACTTCTAAGCTCTACAACGGTAGAGCGCGAAACCTTAAtt agcCGCGCCATAAAGTGGAGCAGTGATATGTCGGGCAATACATTAGGGCACCCCGGCATGCATAAAGCTATTGCTCAAGTATTTTGGGCTGAAGGAAGTTGTGACCAAGCTCgtcatcactttctactaagtCGTGATGGAAATCTTTGCGGTCGTATATTGATTAAGATCCATAAAAATAAAGGCTACGAAAACGAATTGGATTTATTTATCGTACAGGCTGTACTACAACAATTATGTTTAAAAGATCGGAAGACTGCTGAAGATACTTTTCTCTCCTATACCTCAAATCATTCAAGCATTAAGCGCAAAGAGGCTCCATTCAAACAACCGCTATTAAACTTTGTACACTTTTTGTTTCGTTGTATCGACACTGGACGACATGACACATTTCGTGCTTTGTGTGATCTATATAAACCATCATTGAATAGAGATCCTTCGTTCGAAAAATATCTGGTTAAAATAGGAATACATTTCTTTGGTGTTGCACCACCACCTACAATAACTGGAGGAGGTTTGATGGGCGGCATGTTTGGTGACTTATTTACACGCTTATTCCAAGGATTCGATGACGATGATGACGACGATAGCGAACAATCCAGGTCTAATTCCAACACACGTTTACGTACTGGTGGCGCTGCAAATTCTGTCAATCTAGATTAG